The genomic interval AAATGAACAGCAACACACAGGGATGAGCCAGGCTTTTCCCGGTGGCCAGAAGGTGCTTTACGTGGCTCCAAATCCCCAACCCCACGGGAGAGGCAGAATGGAGAAATAGAGCAAACCGCCCAGGTCCACAAAGGCAGAGCCAGCACCAGGCATGAGCTCTAGGACAGAGTCAAGCTGCTTGAGCTTCACAAACTCAGGAATATGGTTTAAAACACAGGTTGTCATTCTGCTTCAAACCTTTGTGCATTAAACGGAGCAAgttaattttgttaattttttgcaTGCAAGGCCTGGTATCTGTTTACTTGTAAGATGACATTTTAATGTTGCCTATTGGGACATGGCCAGGTAGTGATCAAAGGCCACTGCCAGAAGCACCGAGGACTCCATGAAGGAGAGTGAATGAACAAACTAACTCTGAGAAAAAAGGCATGGAATCAATTTCTCTGAAACTTACTCAGAAAGTACACATAACGGCTGGCACTGTAGACAGAGACAACCCCAAACCAGTGACAGTGACAGCAGAGAGGTCGTGGCACATGGGCTCGTGGGGGTTGGCCCGCTCCCAATGACAGATAGGACCGTGCCGTTTGCCAGGGTCGAGAGGTGCAGCGATGGGAGAGCCAGCTGTGGGCAGCTTCCAACCATGGGAGGTTCACCTGCCAGGGTGAACATGCATAGATGGAAACTGTCAGTTTTGGAAGACATTTTATTCGGTTAAGGTGGAAAACTGATTGTGGttcaaaaactgaaggaaaaaatgcaCATTCTAGTGAAAAATACAGTTATAAATTCCTTACCTCTGAACTCACaagctttcagtgcagttttGTGGTTAATACCATAAACCTCATATCTGAAATAATCTAGCTCATGAACATTTTACCTTTTAAGAACATGGGAGTTATACTTTTTATCCACATATGTGTGAgctttttataattattattactgCTGTTGGAACATGAAGCATTATTTATGTTTCTCAGGAAAGCGCAAGGTGGCTcctcaaaacatttatttttctttgaaatgaacGAAAACTTTGAGCAGAGCCAAAAAAATTTAGCATGAGCGTCATTCAACCAAAACTTCATTAAAGATTTCAGTGAAAGACAGAAACAGGTTTAGAAACTGCAGCATCATGGGGCTTCCCTTCAAAAGATACTTGAGCCTAAAAAACTGCTGGAGGATTCAGCTTGATATTCCTTGGAGAATCTAGCATTTAATCTATCTTGCACATTAAATGGCTCTAGCAACTTCGCGTCCCGCTTCCTTCAGATGGGATCCTCTGCATTAGCACCCACTGACTGACCCAGCAGACTAGCACAGTTACTTTCTCCTGTATTTAGAGACCAACCATTGCTGCAAACAGGCCAAGAGGAACCGCCACGTGCACTGCACAGGGGTTTAAATTAGGTCCTTTCACCCCTAGCTCAAAGCAATGAGCTTGATCATTATTTAAAGTCTGCATATGTGTCAGggatttctgaaagaaagggGGCTGGTTAATGCAGCAGGAAAAGCTTAACACTGTGTGTtggaagaaaagaacaacaggTTTAAGGTAAAACAAAGTGTAGTCTTTAACTGAGACTATAATTAACCACTGGAACAAGTGACTGCAGAGGGTGGTGAACTCTCTGTCTCTAAAAGCATTTCACCCAGTACTCGACTCTTTCTGAAAGCTCTCCACACCACTGAAATTATTTATGTGGAGTTCAGAACGTTTGGGAGAAACTTTAGAGTCAAAGTAATGGATGACATCAGACCCATAGTCTCAGCCGTCTTTAAAAGCTGCGGTCCTCTGAGTCAGAAAGAAAAACCTTATCTAATTCTGGATTAAAGGAACAGAAATAGGCAAAATTGCTCAAAAATGCTTCTGCATTTAATTCTGCTTCCTCCGTTTCTGGCTGGGCCCATTGGCTGGCTCTGGTGGAGGACATCCCGTGGCAACTGTCCGGCTGCAAAACTCCGTGCCACGTGCCCTGCAAACCCCGGCCTTCGCCCGCATTCCCTGCAgccgtgcagggtgcagggttcTCCTAAACTTGGAAGAATCAGTCTTTTGAATCTCCACAGATACGCATTATTGATAGGAAATGTTCCCTGACTACCAGCACTGAATCTTAGAGATATCAGCAGTGTTTTATAGTTGGCTGCACCCAACCGACAAAGTGTGTCCTCCGCAGCTATGAAATGTATATGATGATAAATCATATGTATCATATGATAGCATATAAATATAGACTCTTTACTGAGTGATTCAACAGTTTTACAAGCCcttccttcttatttttatttatgcaaaCAGAAGCCCATAAGTACAGATCATTTTGGCATGCAATGTATTACCAGAAATACACTTATCAATGGAAGAAGCACTTGAATCCCTGctgtgaaacaaacaaaagaacaaaatattctatCAGGTTGCTGTTTTTTGAACAATATCCCTTCTCCTTCCACatcttttgtctgtctttccttcctGGGACCACCACCGCCAGAAGCACCGAGGACTCCATGAAGGAGAGTGAATGAACAAACTAACTCTGAGAAAAAAGGCATTGAATCAATTTCTCTGAAACGTACTCAGAAAGTACACATAACGGCTGGCCCTCAATGACTACTGTCAGTATGCTCCACAATATTCTCAATGTTGTCTTCACTTATTTTTCGTGCTCCTcaactttttccttcctgtttttcccATCACTTGTCTCTCCAAAGAGATTTCTACCAACCAGCCCAAGCCCACTACAAGCTTTTTTTTAACCCGAAGTCTATGCCATTAATTCAGGACACGTCAATTTGTATAAATAGAAACCTTTCCTCTTGGTGTATCCGGTTCCTTTGCTTGCTAGCACTCGCCTCTCTTCGCAGGCTTCTCACCTGGCTAAAGAATTAAGAACTGGATTTTCCCAACTAACAGCCCTATCTTTGAATCACAGCCATTAAATAATCCTTTAATTCCTTATCTATGGATAGCCACATGACTGATCCATATATAAAAAATTAGAGGCACACCATCAAAGTGGCACAGAAGTCCAATACTGATATCTATATATCTGAAAACTCTATGAttgaaagtttgatttttttctttgtcatttagcactttttttttggaaaatcgTCTCTGCCCCGGAACAGAAGCAATTATTATTAGTGGCATTATTATTTGTACTTTCGCCATAGGTTGAAGTACTGGTCAGAGAATTTAATATGATATTTAAGGTGTAGAATGAAAACACCATCCCTGCTACTGAGAGCTTTGAATCAAAGGACAggacaggagaaagaaatgagagGAGAACAAGAACATGAAACACCACGGGTCGTCATGAAAAGGAGCCACACACTGAGTGACATCTGGCAAACTAGAGGATATATTACAAAATATGAATTTCACGAGCAGAATGAGCTGGAAAGTGGAGTGGGTAGAGAATTTGTTAAGATGTACAATGACTTAAATTTCAATTTTCGTGTAAAGCCTATTATCAAAATCATCCggaaaaatcaaatttctaaTGCAGTAAACAAATAAGACAAATACCAAGTACTCATGCATGACTATTGCACTAACGCTAATATTGGCTTATGACTGGTTGTACAGTCTTTAAATGGAACAGTTAGCATTATTCAGGTACTTAGAATGAAAAGCATTTAAAGGAGTCACAGGACAGGATTAACTACAGGAAATTATGGGCTATAAAATGCTCTAATGGTTGCTTACAATCTTTGAATCTGCAAAAGCCCGTGGCTGTCACAGGGATGGACCTGGGATGGACACTGCTCATCACAAGCAAAGGGAGCGACTCAGTCACAGGTCTGACTCACTTCATGCACTGGGATTTCTGATGAATAATTATTAATGCATGTATGGGAATAACAGTTAATAACTGCATTGAGTGTGTGCCCTGTATGAGGGAAAGCaaatgcattttccaaatgaTGAACTGAAATCTGGATCATTATATTAAGTTGATGCCTCCCAGAGCAGTGACCTCTGTCAAGGACATCTCTCAAGTCCCATGATGCCACGAGGAGAACAcgctccttggcaggaggagcCTGAGGACGCCCCTGTGGATCTGTTTCATTTTAATGCTGTAGATGATGGGGTTCAGCACAGGGGGGACCAGCAGGTGGATGGTGGCCATGAGGGTGTGAACGAGAGGGGAAGCACGTTTGCCAAAACGGTGCACCATGGACAAGCCAACCATGGGGATGTACAGTACTAGGACTGCCAGGACATGGGACAAGCAGTTGTTTAAAAGCTGGAGACGCTCACTTGGGGATGCAATGCTCATGACTGTCTTACAAATCATAATATATGACAAAACAATGAGCAATGGATCTAATACTACCACAAGAATGACCACTGCTAAACTATACAGACTGCTGAACGTGATGTCTGCACATACCAGCTTGATCAAGTCCTGGTGCAGGCAGTAGGAGTGGGAGAGCACATGGGACCGGCAGAAGGGCAACCTTCTCAGCAGGAAGAGTGACGGGAGCACTCCTAAGAGACATCTGCACAGGGCAGCCAGCCCGATCTTGGCTAGCCTGGTGCCGGTGAGGCTGGAGGAGCATCTCAGTGGGTAGCAGATGGCCACATAGCGATCAAAGGCCATGGCCAGAAGCACCGAGGACTCCATGAAAGAGAATGAACGAATAAAAAAGAATTGagcaaaacaagcagcaaaaccaATTTCTCTGGCATTAAACCAGCAAATGCCCATCACGGTTGGCATTGTAGACAGAGACAACCCCAAGTCTGTGGTGGCCAGCATGGAGAGGAATTGGTACATGGGCTCGTGGAGGCTCGGATCAGTCCTGATGACAAAGAGGATTGTGCAGCTCCCTGCCAGTGCCGCAATGTAAATGCAAGTGAAAGGGATGGAGAGCCAGACGTGGGCAGCCTCCAGCCCCGGGATGCCCATCAGGATGAATGTCAGCTGAGAGGAGTTGGTCCTACTGCAACACAACATGACGAACTAGAGCACAAAAAGGCAAGATAAACCTGTAATCAGTGaaccaaagaaaaatatgtaaccTAGAAACAACCCAAAATCATAAATCAGCAAAATCTAAGCAAATAGATTTATGTTACATGCACTGGCAATTTCAAAGTGCTGCAGTACAAATCATTATGTACTTGAAAGCATAATGGTACAGAAACATAGTGCAAAAAGATATAATCATTGTACTCTGCTATGACAAGAATAAATACCATATAGCCCAGGAGCCTGATTTCTTCATTTACCTATTACTATTGTAAATGTCAATATGCAATATTACTGTTATTATCAACATTATTATTttaggaagagggagaaaagtttGTAATTGTCCCACAGATTAATACCAAGTAATCAAATATACTAGGTGAAGCAAAGATATTTAATGTTAATTTCCCCTGCGAATTTCGCATTTCACTTAACAGAGTCAGGAGACTCTTGCATCACTGACACGGTTTTTCACTCCAGAAATAAGAAGTTCTCTTTAAACACTGAATTTAGAAGTGCTGTCAATTTTTTAGATTGTGTCCGGATGGCTTCCCAGTCCCACTGCGGAATGAGATATAGTTTCATGCCAGTTGTCGTCcgtcctctcctccctcttcccacaTGACATACACTTTGATACCTTGGCTTCAAGGAGCCTCGAATGACTGAGAAACTGAAGCTCTGAGAGCTGTTGATCACACACTTCTCACCCAGCTAAACGCAGCCAGGGAATGTCCTCCAAGTCTCTATGTTGATTGCCCATGGTTTAGAGCAGATTCTTGGAGAAACAGCTGAAAGGAGAAATATATTGTTTTCGTAAATACAAACTGAGACACCATAAATTCTGCATGTTTATTTTATCCATGGAAAATTTTGTGAGTACCTGGCAGGTACACAAGATTTCTAATCCAAACATCTTTTAAACAGCAATAAAGCATAACAAGTCATAGCAGCATAAATCTGAAAAAGTCATACCAGGCATTAAGTTCTGATTTTATGCTAAGCTggtaaaactgaattaaaatataATCGATTTGCCATTGTGGTTAGGAAGCAAGTTGATTACTGCCTACCAGTACCTTCAAGAGAAAGAGATTTCTGAAAACAGAACGCCCTTTGATAtggcagagaaggcagaagaagTTTTATCTCTTGAAAGCGAAAGGGTTTGGCAGCTAAATTAAAGCTAGGAGCACTTTTTAGCAGTAATTTAACATTATCCAGTGGGAACAACCAACCTTAGAAACTACGGATTCTCTTCTGCCTGAAATAatcccctgcagcagtacagactgggggttgacccgctggaaagcagctctaaagagaaggacctgggagtgctggtggacaacaagttaaacatgaggcagcagtgtgcccttgtggccaagaaggccaatggtctcctggggtgcattaggcagagtgtcgcgggcaggtggagggaggtgatcctgcccctctcctcagccctggggaggcctcccctggagtactgtgtccagttctgggctccccagcacaagagagacatggcactcctggagagagtccagtggagggctaccaagatgattagagggctggagcacctctcctatgaagaaagactgcaagagctgggcctgtagagcctggagaagagaagactgagaggggatctcatcaacgtgtacaagtatctgaagggggagtgtcagggaggatgaggccagcctcttctccgtggtgcccagcaacgggacaagaggcaatgggcagaaactgaaccacaggaagttccacctgaacctgagaaaaaacttcttgactgtgagggtgacagagcattggaacaggttgcccagcgaggtagtggagtctccttcgctggagatattcaaaacccgtctggacgcaatcctgggcaatgtgctctagaggttggactagatgatctccagaggtcccttccaacctaaaccattctgtgattctgtgattctgtgaagtcttCAAAGCGCAACTGGAggaaatttcatttcaaagtgaGCTCCCTGATTTAATGCTAGTAAAATGTGATCACCTGGGTCATCATAGAATTGATAGGAAATATGCCCGAAAGGGCCCTCAGGAGACCACTCTCCCATTTCTGATGAACCGCCAGAAATCGTCAATGAGCCACAGAAGGACAGTTCACTAGTCCATTGCCTGTCCGAAGGCAGGATCTGCCTATGCCATGCCATTCCTGACAGACACCTGCTCAGTCTGGTTTTAAAAGTGCCAGTGATGGCAAACTGGCCCTCTCCCTAGGCAATCTAATCCAGTGTTTCACTGCCTTCACCCCTCTCTCACGgtgactctccttccctgcaggctAAACCCATCCTTCCTGGCAGTGCCCACAGAGGTCACAAAGAAGAATTTATTGTCTTCTCCATGGCTCTGCTTTACATACTAAAAGACAGTTATCTTTGCTCTTTTGTTCTCTAAGCTACACAGTCCAAGCTCCTTTAAGTTTTCCAGGTCATGCTTCATTCTTGAGGCACACCTCTAACCTTTCTTTGGTTGGTCTGCTTTATTCTTGAATTGTAGAATAAAGACCAAGTGACCTCACTGGTCCCTTCCAGCCGTAAAATCTATGACCTGTGGAAAAATGAGCAAGGAGCAACAGGAAGAAGCAAATATCAAGGTAGAAATCTGAATGGAAACTTACAAACAATACCtgcatttcagcttcattttgctCCCACATCTTCGTGGTGCTGTGATCATGGGGAGTTAAAGATCATATTAGTCTTTCCTTCTCACTGCATTGAAAAGTTTAGTCCTGTCAAGGATGAAAGCTTCTGAAAGAGGTGAAGAAACAAGGCCTAggtgctccctccctctgctgcccaCACAGAGCTATTTATAATATTTTCCTGCTGAGAATGAGCATTTTATGAGCAATCCACAGGCAGAATGAGAGTGTCCCTGGGAAGTGAAGTGTTGCTGTGAAGAGCTGCAGACAAGCCAAAGGGAATAGGAACTAAGGGATTTACTGTGCCTTCAACTCCCTACTGGGTAGGGGACACAAACCACACAGTCCCCGCTCACTGTCCTCACTGGCCACACAGCCTCTGCAGATGTGAAAGAAACGTTAATGCAGGGGAAGATGGAAaggagtagaaagaaaaaaaaccctgcaaatgctGCTTCCTTTGAGCCAAATGGGTCCTAAACACCCAACATCAGAGTGAAACCTGGGAAATGCTTTATTGACCTTTGATAAATGATATCCTGCCAATGACGTTACCTGCTGGCGGAGGTGCTGGTGCAAAAGCTCTGTTGCAATCCTCCACGGCTCCTTTTCCTCATGCTGTGCCTGTTAGTAACACAAGGCTCCAGCCCTCTGTCTCTTAGTGGGGTTAAAGTGCTCGGAAGcatttagagaaaaaacaaacaaacaaactgaatgCAAATAATGGTTAGGACAATAATAAACAACAGAGAATAGCCTTATATGGCTGTATAAACCTAATGTTCACCCTGATCTTGTGCAGTTCTGCTTCCTTCGTCTCAAAAAGGGTACATGAAATGAGGAAAGTTCAGGGAGGGCATCAGAAGCAATCAGAGACCTGGAACAGTTTTCCTCAACTAGACACCCAGAATGAAACTCTTCTAAACATGCTCGGCTATATGAGCTGTAAACACCTCTGGATCTTTTCTATCAACACGTAGACATCAGTTGAACTCAGATGTCTTCAGACTGTACAtggcagagaggaaaaagtcTGAATCAGTAACTGAAAATTACATATCTGTACAAATAATGTTCTTGCACCGGTGGAAGGATGTCCAAGAAGTCTTCATGTATCTCCATTTTTGCACATTCTCAAAACTGCAGTATATTACAATCATTCATAAAGTAGCTTTGCATTAATACTACCCTGGCTACTGGTGATAGTGTTCCCACAATAACACAAACTCAGCATGGGATGGATGATGCATCAGGGGAATTGGACTACCAGCCTGTGCCACAACTAGGTATTTTCAATACTTACTTAGTTTGTTCTACTGATGAACTTAACTGATGTCTCTGCTAAAATTTTGACACAGCGTTTATCAAATGAAATATATGCAACAAATATAGATTCCCATCTCTGTACAGCGCTGTACAAACGGCACAGTTCTCCCCTTGTTGTGACTGCTTTGCGGCAGGAGACACACCAGTTTGTCTGGCAAAAGATCACTTTTTCTGCATATGTCGCCAGTGAAAGACTGCTACCAACCTGGCATTGTCAGAGGACCTATGAGACCAGTATATAAAACCTTGTTGTGCCAGCCTCTGGAGTagtgggtgcagggctggtgcccacatCTGAAGAAGGACGTGGCAGAAATAGAAAACATGGAGTTAGAACTAAAGTGATCAAGGAGGGGCAGCTGCCTGTGGAGGAGATACTAGAAAGGCTGGGAATCTCTGGTTTGgagaaggtggtgggaggggcATGACCAAGTTTCACAAGAATTACAGAACAGTTAGGGTAGGaagagacttctggagatcatctggtccaactcccctgctcaagcaaggtcagctcAAGCAGGTAGCTCTACTCATGAAGGCAGCAGATAAGCTGAATGCACAGCAGTCACCCACCAATACCAGAACTCCAGGGCACTCGAAACCAGTaggaaatgaatttaaaacagagaaacagagaaaagttattttatagAGAACATAGTGAGCTTCTGGAGCTTACTGTCACAATAGGTTATGAAGGAGGACAGTATCAGGGAGTTTAAAAGAGGATTAGACAAATTAAGAGGCAACAGGTCCATAAACAGATATTCTAGGGAATAGTCAGGGATGACTGCTAGTACCAGTAATAGATACAACAGTAGTGGAAGCTGGGACAGTATGAGGGGAATGGACTGCAGAAATTGTCCAGGCTTATGTAACCTCCCTAAAACATGTGTCCTGTAGACACTGACAAACATGGAGTGAGGTAGCCCAACAGTCTGAGATACTCAGAGACACAAAATGACAAGTCATTTGCTTTGTACTGACCTTGAGGGAGTCTTGAGGGACAAAAAAAACTCACTGGCCCAATTTAATCTCACTTCAGTGTTAGCAAATATTCCTTCACAGTGAGCACATTCCCTGTAGGGGAGTTTTATATGATGCACAGAGCAAATGTTGGGCCAAGGCATTAGGATACCCCCCCATCATTCACTATCAGTCTCTATCCAGATCAGCATCATGCTGCAAATCCAAATACATGGCACTTCTTCTAGTATTGAAGTTGAGCAGCAAGTCTGCATCCTACCTGCAGTGTAGCAGAAATCTGGGTTTCCCTCCACTCACTCTTCTTTATGAGCTGTGCTCCCTTCCCTGGGTTGGGGACAGAGTTTTTCTTGATTCATTTGATTTCAGCCATTTTCTGAGCACAGAAAATGTAGCGCTTCCCTGCACAGGACACAGAAgcacaaaaggaaaacagcaaagcaTGGGAGTCACTATGCACTGAAGAGGTATTATATAAAATTCAATGGTAAGGGTAAAAATGCTCAGAATACATATATAATGGCCCTTTCCAGCCTTAAGATGTAGGCATATATTGAAACCAAACTGATCGTGTCTGCATGCAGTGCTGCAGCGCAATGGCTCTCACCCAACAGAGTTTAGCTCAAAAGCTGAGTCAATGCATGGAGTCCCTATCAGAGAGGACGTTGTTCAAGGAGAATCTTCAGGGAAACACTCACCTTAATGTTGagtattttcagaagtttctcCCAGAACTGAGTGGTTTTCATCCCATAAATGATGAGGTACATATAGTATGGGTGCAACCAGCATGTACAGCTTGACAAGGAAAATGTGGATAGAGTGAGGAACGCTGTTCCCACACTGAAGAGATAGAAAGAAGGCAGCGGCCAGTAGGTCACAGACTGCTGTGACACACAGGTGGGACCCACAGGTGCCGAGAGCCTTGGTCAGGGCATCCTTGGGGGGCTGCAGAAGGTGATCCTCAAGACCAGGGTGCGCAAGAGAGTCTGTTTATTCAGAGGTCAGTATGGGTCTTGTTTCATAGTTCCCAGTGAGATTCTGTCCTTACCACAGATCTGAGAAAGTCTTATACCCTTTATGGAAACACCCTGAGGTTATTGAGATATTTCATTGTGAGAAGGGGACTTCAATTTTTAACAAAGATCACTCTCTCTGTGGATCTATTTGTCTTCATGCACATATCTCACTGTttatcattttccattttttcctttcagtccttACTTACTTTGCTCATTATATGAATATGCTCAAGTTCTTTCTTGGTTAACACGTAACTTCTATATGTATAGCCTCTTCCATTCAGGGATATTAAAGTGCTTCATCAAACAGAAGCAATTTCTCTTGCTGAGCTTCAAGCAGGTAGAACATGTGCATGTGTTccctaggaaaataaataaagaggttTTGTTAAAGATTCAACACACATATTGGGCTTCCTATATTTCCatcagcagagagcagcaacatACAAAACCAGCTTCTGTTCACAGTCCTCAGGTGTCAAG from Struthio camelus isolate bStrCam1 chromosome 1, bStrCam1.hap1, whole genome shotgun sequence carries:
- the LOC104149526 gene encoding olfactory receptor 51Q1, with the translated sequence MLCCSRTNSSQLTFILMGIPGLEAAHVWLSIPFTCIYIAALAGSCTILFVIRTDPSLHEPMYQFLSMLATTDLGLSLSTMPTVMGICWFNAREIGFAACFAQFFFIRSFSFMESSVLLAMAFDRYVAICYPLRCSSSLTGTRLAKIGLAALCRCLLGVLPSLFLLRRLPFCRSHVLSHSYCLHQDLIKLVCADITFSSLYSLAVVILVVVLDPLLIVLSYIMICKTVMSIASPSERLQLLNNCLSHVLAVLVLYIPMVGLSMVHRFGKRASPLVHTLMATIHLLVPPVLNPIIYSIKMKQIHRGVLRLLLPRSVFSSWHHGT